A stretch of the Porifericola rhodea genome encodes the following:
- a CDS encoding SAM-dependent methyltransferase — protein MSKKGQAGKVYLIPIIIANDTQDDCLPTSVKATANILDYFLVENVRTARRFLSALGVEKSISDLHFEELNKRTNAEDIKRLFGPVMEGKSVGVMSEAGCPGVADPGSMAVSYAHEHGIQVVPLVGPSSFLLALMASGFNGQSFAFHGYLPIDKTERAKAIKKLEKQAQEQAQTQIFMETPYRNNKLLDAVLSNCRPSTKLCIAKGITGAEEFIKTQSVSDWKRSKPDLHKVPTVFLMNA, from the coding sequence ATGAGTAAAAAAGGTCAAGCAGGTAAAGTCTATTTAATACCAATCATTATAGCTAACGATACGCAAGATGATTGTTTACCAACTTCTGTAAAAGCTACTGCTAACATTCTTGACTATTTTTTGGTAGAAAACGTTCGTACGGCACGCAGATTTTTGAGTGCGCTAGGAGTAGAAAAAAGTATAAGCGACCTGCATTTTGAAGAATTAAACAAGCGGACAAATGCTGAAGATATAAAAAGGCTTTTCGGTCCGGTAATGGAAGGTAAAAGCGTAGGGGTTATGTCAGAAGCAGGTTGTCCGGGAGTGGCTGATCCGGGTTCTATGGCAGTAAGCTATGCGCATGAGCACGGCATACAAGTAGTTCCTTTAGTAGGACCTTCTTCGTTTTTGCTGGCACTTATGGCTTCTGGTTTCAATGGACAGTCTTTTGCTTTTCATGGTTATCTGCCTATAGATAAAACAGAGAGGGCAAAAGCAATAAAAAAACTAGAAAAGCAAGCTCAAGAGCAAGCGCAGACTCAGATTTTTATGGAAACGCCTTATCGAAACAATAAGCTGCTGGATGCCGTTCTGAGTAATTGCCGGCCTTCTACAAAGCTTTGTATAGCGAAAGGAATTACCGGTGCGGAGGAGTTTATCAAAACACAGAGCGTTTCAGACTGGAAGAGAAGCAAGCCCGATTTACACAAGGTTCCTACAGTTTTTTTGATGAATGCCTAA
- the rpsU gene encoding 30S ribosomal protein S21: protein MITVNVKENESIEKALKRFKKKFEKTGTLKEVRSRTHYEKPSVQRRTERLKAAYRQKMRSQENI, encoded by the coding sequence ATGATTACAGTAAACGTTAAAGAAAACGAGTCAATAGAAAAAGCGCTAAAACGCTTCAAAAAGAAATTTGAGAAAACTGGTACGCTTAAAGAAGTACGTTCTAGAACTCATTATGAGAAGCCTTCTGTACAGAGAAGAACTGAAAGACTTAAGGCTGCTTACAGACAAAAGATGAGATCTCAAGAAAATATATAG
- the hpf gene encoding ribosome hibernation-promoting factor, HPF/YfiA family, with protein sequence MKLQTHSVHFDADQKLIDFIQKKANKLETFYDRIIDGEVFLKLENGGATDNKIVEIKLNIPRNQLFVKEQESSFEAATDKAINALKKQLQKHKEKVSSH encoded by the coding sequence ATGAAATTACAAACGCATTCCGTCCACTTCGACGCAGATCAGAAGCTTATTGACTTCATTCAAAAAAAAGCTAATAAGCTGGAGACTTTTTATGACAGGATTATTGATGGAGAAGTCTTTCTAAAACTGGAAAACGGAGGAGCTACAGATAATAAGATCGTAGAGATCAAACTAAATATTCCGCGCAACCAGCTATTTGTAAAAGAACAGGAAAGTTCATTTGAGGCTGCCACTGATAAAGCAATAAATGCGCTAAAAAAACAATTGCAAAAACATAAAGAAAAAGTCTCTTCTCATTAA
- a CDS encoding UDP-glucose dehydrogenase family protein: MKIAVVGTGYVGLVTGTCFAETGNTVTCVDIDEKKVAKLRNGEVPIYEPGLETLFERNVKQGRLHFTTNLKEGIEGAKVIFLALPTPPGEDGSADLKYVLKVADDLGELLEEYAVVVDKSTVPVGTAEKVRAKIAVKAKVDFDVVSNPEFLREGVAVEDFMKPDRVVIGTQSEKAQEIMEKLYAPLVRQGNPIIFMDEASAELTKYAANSFLATKITFMNEIANLCEKLGADVDMVRKGIGTDTRIGKRFLFAGIGYGGSCFPKDVQALAKSSSEAKYDFKILNAVMDINQSQKTRLIEKAKQHFNGDLKGKTFAMWGLSFKPYTDDIREAPALYNIDALLAEGAKIKAYDPEGMKNVREIVGDKIEFCVDEYHAAEQADAIFIMTEWPIFRTPDFAKLSSIVNGKVIFDGRNLYDPVAMAELEYSYYSIGRKDING, from the coding sequence ATGAAAATAGCAGTAGTAGGTACTGGTTATGTCGGATTAGTGACAGGAACCTGTTTTGCTGAAACAGGTAATACTGTAACCTGTGTTGACATTGATGAAAAAAAAGTTGCCAAACTAAGAAATGGCGAAGTGCCTATCTATGAACCAGGCTTGGAAACACTTTTTGAGCGTAACGTAAAACAAGGTAGACTTCACTTCACTACTAACCTTAAAGAAGGTATAGAAGGAGCTAAAGTTATCTTTTTAGCCTTGCCCACCCCTCCCGGAGAAGATGGTTCCGCAGACCTTAAGTATGTGTTAAAAGTAGCAGACGACTTAGGAGAGTTGCTTGAAGAGTATGCTGTAGTGGTAGATAAGAGTACTGTACCAGTAGGAACAGCCGAAAAAGTACGCGCCAAGATTGCTGTAAAAGCCAAAGTAGATTTTGATGTAGTATCAAACCCTGAGTTTTTACGTGAAGGTGTGGCTGTTGAAGACTTTATGAAACCTGACCGTGTTGTAATCGGTACGCAATCCGAGAAGGCACAAGAAATTATGGAAAAGCTTTATGCTCCTCTGGTAAGACAGGGTAACCCTATCATATTTATGGATGAGGCCTCTGCTGAGCTAACAAAGTATGCTGCTAACTCTTTCCTGGCTACCAAAATTACATTTATGAACGAAATTGCTAACCTCTGCGAAAAACTTGGTGCAGATGTAGACATGGTTCGTAAAGGAATTGGTACTGATACCCGTATTGGAAAGCGCTTCCTGTTTGCCGGTATTGGTTATGGCGGAAGTTGTTTCCCGAAAGATGTTCAGGCTTTAGCTAAATCGTCTAGTGAAGCAAAATACGACTTCAAAATTTTGAATGCTGTAATGGACATTAATCAGTCTCAAAAGACCAGATTGATAGAAAAAGCTAAGCAACATTTTAACGGCGATCTTAAAGGAAAAACCTTTGCTATGTGGGGGCTTTCATTTAAGCCTTATACTGACGATATTCGTGAGGCTCCTGCGCTGTATAATATAGATGCGCTGCTGGCAGAGGGAGCAAAAATAAAGGCCTATGACCCTGAAGGGATGAAGAATGTAAGGGAAATAGTAGGTGATAAAATTGAGTTCTGTGTAGATGAGTATCATGCTGCTGAACAGGCTGATGCTATTTTTATCATGACAGAGTGGCCTATCTTTAGAACGCCTGATTTTGCTAAACTGAGCTCCATTGTAAATGGTAAGGTTATCTTTGACGGAAGAAACCTCTACGACCCTGTGGCAATGGCTGAACTTGAATATTCATATTATAGTATAGGAAGAAAAGATATTAATGGCTAA
- the metK gene encoding methionine adenosyltransferase, with protein MSYLFTSESVSEGHPDKVADQISDAILDAMLSQDPNSRVACETFVTTGLVVVGGEVTTNAYVEIPDVVRETIRKIGYNKDNYMFESDSCGVMVTLHSQSPDIAQGVDEGDAKEQGAGDQGMMFGYATKETPEYMPMALAYSHRLVQELARIRKEQPELINYLRPDAKAQVTIEYSEDKTPIRVHTVVVSTQHDEFVLPENDSKEAKAVAQEKMLARIRKDVIEHVVRKVIPEEMLQDTIYHINPTGNFVIGGPHGDAGLTGRKIIVDTYGGRGAHGGGAFSGKDSSKVDRSAAYAARHIAKNLVAAGVSDEVLVQVAYAIGVAEPVSLNVDTYGKANVDMSDAEIAKCTKEIFDMRPKAIVERFGLKNPIFSNTAAYGHMGRESYKGTVEVQHTEVKDNGDVRETYVKKEKKEVDFFGWEKLDYVDKVKSAFGLS; from the coding sequence ATGTCTTATCTATTTACCTCAGAATCTGTTTCTGAAGGTCATCCCGATAAAGTTGCTGATCAGATCTCTGATGCTATTTTGGATGCTATGCTTTCTCAGGATCCTAACTCAAGGGTAGCTTGTGAAACTTTCGTTACTACAGGTTTAGTAGTGGTAGGAGGAGAAGTAACCACAAATGCTTATGTTGAGATTCCGGATGTAGTGCGAGAAACCATTCGTAAGATTGGTTACAACAAAGATAACTACATGTTTGAGTCAGATTCTTGTGGTGTAATGGTAACGCTACACAGCCAGTCACCAGACATTGCTCAGGGCGTAGATGAAGGCGATGCTAAAGAACAGGGAGCCGGAGACCAAGGCATGATGTTTGGCTATGCTACTAAAGAGACCCCTGAATACATGCCTATGGCATTGGCCTACTCGCACCGTCTGGTTCAGGAGTTGGCCCGTATCCGTAAAGAGCAGCCTGAGCTTATAAACTACCTGAGGCCAGATGCCAAGGCGCAGGTAACGATAGAGTACAGTGAAGACAAAACTCCAATAAGAGTACACACGGTTGTAGTATCTACTCAACACGATGAGTTCGTACTTCCTGAAAACGACAGTAAAGAAGCCAAGGCTGTAGCTCAGGAGAAAATGCTGGCTCGCATACGCAAAGACGTAATTGAGCATGTTGTTAGAAAGGTAATTCCTGAAGAGATGCTGCAGGATACAATCTACCATATCAACCCTACCGGTAATTTTGTAATTGGTGGTCCTCATGGAGATGCGGGGCTTACCGGGAGAAAGATTATTGTAGATACCTATGGGGGTAGAGGAGCACATGGTGGTGGAGCTTTTTCTGGAAAAGATTCTAGCAAAGTAGACCGTAGTGCAGCTTATGCCGCACGCCATATTGCCAAAAATCTTGTGGCTGCTGGTGTCTCTGATGAAGTACTCGTTCAGGTAGCTTATGCTATTGGAGTGGCAGAGCCAGTATCACTAAATGTGGATACCTACGGTAAGGCGAATGTAGATATGAGCGATGCTGAAATTGCTAAGTGTACTAAAGAAATATTTGACATGCGCCCTAAAGCTATTGTAGAACGCTTTGGCCTGAAAAACCCTATCTTTTCTAATACTGCTGCTTATGGTCATATGGGAAGAGAGTCTTACAAAGGGACTGTAGAAGTTCAGCATACCGAAGTTAAGGACAATGGAGACGTAAGAGAGACTTATGTAAAAAAAGAGAAGAAAGAAGTAGACTTCTTTGGATGGGAAAAACTGGACTATGTAGATAAAGTAAAATCTGCTTTTGGTCTATCTTAG
- a CDS encoding tyrosine-type recombinase/integrase has product MIDSFIKFLTYEKRMSSHTISSYSNDLFQFNSFLKHHAPGTSITHATHLDIRAWIVDLSGKNNKARSINRKISTLRSFYKFLQHRKHIKLNPTHKVKALKASYPLPHFVQKDEIFNLLDEHAFSRDFPGFRDRLILELLYGTGIRLSEMINLQTANISHADGTIKVEGKRQKERVIPCHKSLLKLISNYRETKSVYFKDNQAVEHYLLVTNSGDPCYPMMVYRTVRKYLDQYAHADKRSPHVMRHTFATHLLDNGADLNAIKDLLGHASLAATQVYTHNSMEKLKSVFDQAHPKA; this is encoded by the coding sequence ATGATCGATTCTTTCATTAAGTTTCTCACTTATGAGAAGCGAATGAGCTCACATACCATAAGTTCCTACAGCAATGATCTGTTTCAGTTTAATTCATTTCTGAAACATCATGCTCCGGGGACATCCATTACGCATGCAACTCATCTGGACATACGAGCCTGGATTGTAGATCTTTCAGGAAAAAACAACAAGGCTCGCTCCATAAACAGAAAGATCAGTACGCTTCGTTCTTTCTACAAATTCCTTCAACACCGAAAGCATATTAAGCTTAACCCTACGCACAAGGTTAAAGCTTTAAAAGCATCGTACCCTTTACCCCATTTTGTACAAAAGGATGAAATCTTTAACCTACTGGACGAGCATGCCTTCAGTAGGGATTTCCCTGGTTTTCGTGATCGTTTAATCCTGGAGCTACTGTATGGCACAGGTATTCGTCTTTCTGAGATGATCAACCTGCAAACTGCCAATATATCTCATGCAGATGGTACTATAAAAGTTGAAGGAAAGCGCCAGAAAGAGCGTGTAATTCCCTGCCATAAAAGTTTATTAAAACTAATCTCTAACTATCGGGAGACCAAGTCCGTTTATTTCAAAGATAATCAGGCTGTTGAGCATTATCTGTTAGTAACGAACAGTGGTGACCCATGCTATCCCATGATGGTATATCGTACAGTACGCAAATATTTAGACCAATATGCGCATGCTGACAAGAGAAGCCCACATGTGATGAGGCATACTTTTGCAACCCATTTACTGGATAATGGGGCAGACCTCAACGCGATTAAGGATTTACTTGGGCATGCTTCTTTAGCTGCGACCCAGGTATATACACACAATTCTATGGAGAAGCTAAAGTCAGTATTTGATCAGGCTCATCCTAAGGCTTAG